The genomic DNA CCGACGGGGGACAAATCGGTGGCTTCTTCGGAGCCCGGCACGGGCGCGGTCACGACGGCTTCGGTGTTGTTCAGCGGCGCATAGCTTGTCGGCGCGTTGAAATCGACGAGCATGTCGTTGATCCACAGCAGCAACTGCTCGTCAACATTGGAGAAGCGAACTTGATAAGTGCCGGGGGCACGAATTGCCGTGGCCGCGGTGGGCGCGAAGTCGGGCTTTCCAGAAATCGAAAGCTTGGCCAGGCCGGAGGCCAGATCAATGTGGCAGCGGAATTGGCGTCCTCCCTTGACTAATTCCAGAATGACGCCGCCGTTTGTATTCTTCACCGTGAGCGTACATTCCAAGGCCAAGTCGCCGACCCACACTTCAGCGGGCGGCGGCGAGTCGCAATTATCGGGAAAGTCACCGTCGTTGTAGGCGTAGAAGTCCTTGATCAAACTTGGCGACGGCGCATGAAACGGGCGGCCTGCTTTGACATCGTCCCAGAGATTGTCGTCGGGCAAAATGTTTTGATAGCGCAACCAGGCTGGTTGCGAGGCGCCCTCGGTTTGGAACGACTTAAAGTCGGCGCTGGTTTTCCAGGGGCTGGCGCTGGCCGGGGCGGCCCAGGGTTGCCAGCGTGGTGGCAGGCCGGCCTGAATGAGCTTGGGGATGACATTATCGTTGTCGTACACCGGCTGCATGATGGCCGCGAGCTTTTCCGGCGGTTTGCGGGCGATTTGAAAATTCTCGGAACCCAAGGGTGCGGTGTAGACGTCGCCGTTGTGGAGCCAAATGCGCTCGCCGGGCAGTCCAATCAGTCGCTTTATGTAGTTTTCTTTGGCATCCTCAGGATACTTAAATACCACTACGTCCCAGCGTTGCGGATCGGCAAGATCGTAGGCGAATTTATTGACGATAATTCGATCGCCATTGTAGGAGGGATATTCCTCGGGGTCTTGTGGATTGTCAACATCCATGGTGTAGCGGCACATGGGGCAGGTGACGGTCTTCATGCGGCAGCTTGCTTTGGGAACGCTGGTTTCGCGATCGACTTCTTCGCTGGCACCTACACGATATACATAGCCACACTCAGGACAAACAATATCTTTGTGGCGGCCTTGCAAAGTGGGGGCCATGGAACCGGTGGGAATGACGAACGCTTCGGCCTCGAAGGTGCGGAACATGAAGGCCAGAATGAAG from Pirellulales bacterium includes the following:
- the lepB gene encoding signal peptidase I codes for the protein MSKKTDSAKTAGEKHAAPQDPTAWVRTFRETVESVAIAFILAFMFRTFEAEAFVIPTGSMAPTLQGRHKDIVCPECGYVYRVGASEEVDRETSVPKASCRMKTVTCPMCRYTMDVDNPQDPEEYPSYNGDRIIVNKFAYDLADPQRWDVVVFKYPEDAKENYIKRLIGLPGERIWLHNGDVYTAPLGSENFQIARKPPEKLAAIMQPVYDNDNVIPKLIQAGLPPRWQPWAAPASASPWKTSADFKSFQTEGASQPAWLRYQNILPDDNLWDDVKAGRPFHAPSPSLIKDFYAYNDGDFPDNCDSPPPAEVWVGDLALECTLTVKNTNGGVILELVKGGRQFRCHIDLASGLAKLSISGKPDFAPTAATAIRAPGTYQVRFSNVDEQLLLWINDMLVDFNAPTSYAPLNNTEAVVTAPVPGSEEATDLSPVGIAAEPGAVLDVSHLKIRRDVYYLSREDNVYPGNRLRSSIDLQADQFFMLGDNSPKSSDGRFWRSQNYVDRQLLIGKALFVYWPHSFNYLEIGDKKIPFPFWPNFSRMRFVH